The proteins below are encoded in one region of Thermothelomyces thermophilus ATCC 42464 chromosome 1, complete sequence:
- a CDS encoding polysaccharide lyase family 1 protein (CAZy_ID 267763), whose protein sequence is MKLLALASLLALTAASPTPTQPESGTPRLAKRAGISDAADIGYATLNGGTKGGAGGTVTTVSTLAQFTAAVNEKNSDPAIVVVKGIISGNEKVRVGSNKSIIGLPGSGFKGVGLHFRRQSNLILRNIVSSFVEADNGDGLKIEESTNVWVDHCEFFSTLDVDKDYYDGLVDSSHGSDFITISHTYFHDHWKASLAGHSDSNGSQDRGKLHLTYANNYWKNINSRGPLLRFGTGHIYNSYFENMSTAINTRMGAQVLVQSNVFRNVTVPVTSRDSDEVGYATVIDTDLGGGLNDAPEGNMVPDSVGYEYSLLGSGAVAGKVPGEAGAILTF, encoded by the exons ATGAAGCTACTTGCTCTTGCTTCGCTCCTGGCACTGACAGCGGCCTCGCCGACCCCGACTCAGCCCGAGTCCGGAACGCCCCGCCTGGCCAAAAGGGCGGGGATCTCAGATGCTGCCGACATTGGTTACGCCACGCTTAACGGGGG CACGAAGGGAGGTGCAGGCGGCACCGTGACAACGGTATCAACACTGGCCCAGTTCACAGCCGCCGTCAACGAGAAGAACAGCGACCCGGCCATTGTTGTCGTCAAAGGCATCATTAGCGGAAACGAGAAGGTGCGGGTTGGCAGCAACAAGAGCATCATCGGCCTGCCTGGATCAG GCTTCAAGGGTGTTGGCCTCCATTTCCGGCGCCAGAGCAACCTGATCTTGCGCAACATCGTCTCTTCCTTCGTGGAGGCCGACAATGGAGACGGGCTGAAGATTGAG GAAAGCACCAACGTCTGGGTCGACCACTGCGAGTTCTTCTCGACCCTCGACGTCGACAAGGATTACTACGACGGCCTGGTGGACTCGTCACACGGCTCCGACTTCATCACCATTTCCCA CACGTACTTCCACGACCATTGGAAGGCATCCCTTGCCGGGCACAGCGACAGCAACGGTAGCCAAGACCGGGGCAAGCTCCATCTGACGTACGCCAACAACTACTGGAAGAACATCAACTCGCGCGGACCGCTGCTCCGCTTCGGGACGGGACACATCTACAACTCGTACTTTGAAAA CATGAGCACGGCAATCAACACACGGATGGGCGCCCAGGTGCTGGTTCAGAGCAACGTCTTCAGGAACGTGACGGTCCCCGTCACCAGCCGCGACTCGGACGAAGTTGG ATACGCGACGGTCATCGACACggacctcggcggcggtcTCAACGATGCGCCCGAGGGCAACATGGTGCCGGACTCGGTCGGGTACGAGTACTCGCTGCTCGGCTCCGGCGCGGTGGCGGGGAAGGTTCCCGGCGAGGCGGGAGCCATTCTGACCTTCTGA